From the genome of Palaemon carinicauda isolate YSFRI2023 chromosome 6, ASM3689809v2, whole genome shotgun sequence, one region includes:
- the LOC137643308 gene encoding uncharacterized protein, translating to MISTRAHSPPNLGTGKARQRLLVSQQVDLQAPGNPISLAHKNARGVAVRGSRAGGGGIVVVIASTVLLLTLSVVLCRYRRRRQRDKLGRGWPPGPLAPWPPDDHSAATRHIMADDYIYHSYSTVRKVPVTKV from the exons atgatcagcacccgagcccactctccacccaatctaggaacagggaaagccaggcaaaggctgctggtgtctcagcaagtagatctaCAGGCTCCAGGAAACcctatatccttagctcacaagaatg CCCGGGGAGTTGCAGTGCGTGGATCGCGTGCAGGTGGTGGTGGGATCGTGGTGGTGATTGCGTCCACAGTCCTCCTCCTCACGCTCTCGGTGGTCCTCTGCAG ATATCGCCGACGACGCCAGCGGGATAAGCTCGGAAGGGGATGGCCCCCGGGACCTTTGGCTCCTTGGCCTCCGGATGATCACTCCGCGGCCACCAGACACATCATGGCGGACGACTACATCTACCACTCTTACTCCACCGTCAGGAAGGTCCCCGTTACGAAGGTCTAG